The following nucleotide sequence is from Magnetospirillum sp. WYHS-4.
GCCGGGGGCGCTGGCCCTGCTGGCCGGCAAGCTGCTGGCGCCCCGTGCCACCGGCCGCTTGGTCGAAATCGTGAAGTCGGCGGCAGACCTGGAAGTGGCGACCGATCTGGCCCTCGACGCCCCCGAGGACGGACGCACGCCCACCCCCGCCGAACCGCGTCTGGGCTTCACCGACGGCGAGCAGGCCGGCCGGGTGGAGGCCTTCCTGCGCATGGTCGGCCTGACCTACGGCTTCGCGCCCCTGGTGGTCATGGTCGGCCATGGTTCCTTCAGCCAGAACAATCCCCACTTGGCGGCCTACGACTGCGGCGCCTGCAGCGGTCGCCACGGCGGTCCCAACGCCCGCATCTTCGCCACCATGGCCAACCGGCCGGAGGTCAGGGGCCTGCTGGCGGAACGGGGCATCGCCATTCCGGACGATACCTGGTTTCTGGGCGTCGAGCACAATACCGGCGACGAGGGCCTGGAGTGGTACGACCTGGACCGCATGCCCCCCGCTTTCGCCCCCGCCCTCGCCGCCTTCCAGGCCGATCTGGAGGACGCGCGCCGAAAGTCGGCCCATGAACGCTGTCGGCGCCTGGCCTCGGCGCCCCGCCGCCCCAGCCTGGAGCGGGCCCTCGCCCATATGGAAGGCCGCGCCCGCGACTTCAGCCAGGCGCGGCCCGAACTGGGGCACGCCACCAACGCCTGCGCCCTGATCGGCCGGCGCTCGGTGGCGCAGGGCGTCTTCTTCGACCGCCGCATGTTCCTGATTTCTTACGACCCCACCCAGGATGCGGAAGGGCGCATCGTCGAAGGCATCCTGCTGGCCGCCGGGCCGGTGGGGGCGGGCATCAGCCTGGAGTACTACTTCTCGACGGTGAACAACGACCGCTTCGGCTGCGGCACCAAGGTGGTGCACAACGTCACCGGCTTCCTGGGGGTGATGGAAGGCACGGCGTCCGACCTGCGCACCGGCCTGCCACGCCAGATGATCGAGATCCACGAGGCCATGCGGCTGCTGGTGATCGTCGAGCAGAAACCGGAAATCCTGACCGCCATCTACGAACGCCAGCCGGCGATCCGCGAACTGGTGGGGGGGGCCTGGATCCATCTGGCGGCCATCGAACCCGGTAGCGGGGCCCTGCACGTCTTCCGGCCGAACGTCGGTTGGGAGGCCTGGGCCCCGAACCTGAAGGCGCCGCCCCTGGTCGGCCGTTCGGCCGACTGGTACGCCGGCCACGAGGGCCCCCTGCCGCCGGCCCTGATCCGCCAGCCGGGAGAGGACGCGCGATGACCAAGGCCTTGGTTCTGTCGGTTCCCCTGCTGCCCTGGCTGGCCGCCGCCTGGATCGGGCTCGGCTACATGGGCGGCGGCAACCGGGGAGAACCCGGCGAACGCCCCACCGCCTGGGCCGCCCAGGGGGCGGCCCTGCTCTCGCTGTTCATCCTGCTGGCCCTTGACGGCCAGGCCCTGCTGCGCGGCGCGCCCGGCTACCTGGCCCTTTTCCCCTGGCTGGAGAGCGGTTCCTATCGGGTGATGGTCAGCTTCCTGGTCGATCCCCTGGCCCTGTCGATGGCCAGCATGGTGGCGCTGGTGTCCTTCCTGACCTTGCGGTTTTCCGTCAACTACATGCACCGGGAAGCCGGGTTCCAGCGCTTCTTCGCCATCCTCTGCCTGTTCGAGGGCGCCATGCTAATGATCGTGCTGGCCGGCAACGCCGTGCTGGCCTTCGTCGGCTGGGAGGTGGCGGGCATCGCCTCCTACCTGCTGATCGGCTATGCCTTCGACCGTCCCAACGCCACCGCCAACGCGGCCCGCGCCTTCATCGCCAACCGTTTCGGCGACGCCGGCTTCGTGGTGTCCATCGCCTTGTCATACTACTGGGTGCAGGGGCCGGAATGGCCGGCTCTGTTCCGTGGCGCGCCCAACCTGGGGACCCTGACCGCCGGGGTGGCGGCCGGCGGATTCGCCCTGGCGGCGCTCGCCAAGTCGGCCCAGATGCCCTTTGCCGCCTGGATCGCCCGCGCCCTGGAAGGGCCGACGCCGTCCAGCGCCGTGTTCTACGGCTCCCTCATGGTCCATGCCGGGGTCTTCCTGCTGATCCGGCTGGAACCTTTGGTCTCGCGCTCGCCCGCCCTGATGCTGGCGCTGGTGGTGCTGGGTCTTCTGACCGCGGTTTACGGCTTGTTGGTGGGGCTGGTGCAGACCGATGTGAAAAGCGCCCTGATCTTTTCCACCCAGGCGCAGGTGGGGTTGATGTTCGCCGAATGCGGCCTGGGCCTGTTCGACCTGGCGGCATGGCACATGGCGGCCCATGCCGCCTGGCGGGCCTACCAGTTCCTGGGCGCGCCGGCCTACATGCACCTGACCGGCAAGCCGGCCCGGCCGGTGCCCGCCTGGCTGGCGCGGCGGCGCGGCCTGTTCGCCGCGGCGCTGGGGCGCTTCTGGCTCGATCCGCTGGCCGAGGCGCTTCTAGCCCGGCCGACCCAGGCCCTGGGCCGGGATGTGCAGACCTTCGACGAACAGATGGTCAACCGTATCGTCGGCCGCCCGGACACCGCCGGCATGGTCTCCTCTTTGGCCGAATGGGAGGCGCGCCAAGCCGGCCTTGGAGGCGGCGACCTGGACGAGGTTGCCCACGGGCGCGGCATGCTGGGGCGGCTGCTCGAACGCATCGCCGGAGCCCTGCACTGGTTCGAGGACCGCCTGGTGCTCAGCAGCGGCGGCGAAGGCATGACGCGGGCGCTCCGCTACCTGGGGGCCTATCTGATGCTGGCCGACCGGTTGCTCGCCCAGCCGCGCTATCTGCTCTTGCTGATCGTCATCACCTTCATCGTGATCCTGTAGGCCGCCCATGACGCTCACCGAAATTCCCTGGACGGCGCAAGCGACCCTTCCGATCCTCGGACTGCTGCAACTGGTCCCCTTGGCCGGGGCGTTGGTGCTGTCCGGCATACGGCGCGAGAACGCCGCCTTCGTCTTCGGCTTGGCGCTGGGCGCCCTGGAACTGGGATTGGCGGTCTATTTGTATCTGCGTTTCGACGAAGCCAATCCAGCCCTGCAG
It contains:
- a CDS encoding DUF2309 domain-containing protein; its protein translation is PGALALLAGKLLAPRATGRLVEIVKSAADLEVATDLALDAPEDGRTPTPAEPRLGFTDGEQAGRVEAFLRMVGLTYGFAPLVVMVGHGSFSQNNPHLAAYDCGACSGRHGGPNARIFATMANRPEVRGLLAERGIAIPDDTWFLGVEHNTGDEGLEWYDLDRMPPAFAPALAAFQADLEDARRKSAHERCRRLASAPRRPSLERALAHMEGRARDFSQARPELGHATNACALIGRRSVAQGVFFDRRMFLISYDPTQDAEGRIVEGILLAAGPVGAGISLEYYFSTVNNDRFGCGTKVVHNVTGFLGVMEGTASDLRTGLPRQMIEIHEAMRLLVIVEQKPEILTAIYERQPAIRELVGGAWIHLAAIEPGSGALHVFRPNVGWEAWAPNLKAPPLVGRSADWYAGHEGPLPPALIRQPGEDAR